One Gimesia aquarii DNA segment encodes these proteins:
- a CDS encoding ATP-dependent DNA helicase has product MTTDVFSILGNDGKVAQRLDQYEHRPEQLEMAEAVAEAIEQKKHLLVEAGTGVGKSFAYLVPAILATCQQNEAQTGKDRKRLIVSTNTISLQEQLITRDIPFLNAVLPVEFSAVLVKGRSNYMSLRRMKGTVDRAGSIFSRQDELDQLDEIVQWSRKTTDGSRADLEFRPIPKIWDEIQSEHGNCLGKRCATYNECFYYRARRRAWNADVLVVNHALFFSDLALRRDGSNILPDYDTVILDEAHTIEAVAGDHLGLSITNSQFDYLFNKLYNDRTQKGLLLHHNLVDCQQHVTRLRFMVEDLFDHLLEWQSSHGLSNRRIRQQPPIENTLTQEMKLLAAHISEYAFTLKNEEEQIELHSAAERSSALGDALNSWLTQQAESDSVYWIEVSRGRNQRVKMVNAPVDVGPVLRDELFNQANSVILTSATLAVGSQDFGFTRSRLGLTQCEELKLGSPFNYQEQVRLILPESMPDPGDAPADYELAVCEKLKQYIQQTDGHAFALFTSYKMMTQCADRISPWLQEHNLALYLQGDGLPRSLMLERFRNNPRGVLFGTDSFWQGIDVPGDALTNVIITRLPFSVPDHPLLEARVEAIRNRGGNPFMDYQVPEAIIKLKQGFGRLIRSASDHGQVVILDPRVRTKRYGQIFLDSLPDCTMIIDK; this is encoded by the coding sequence TTGACTACAGATGTATTTTCAATTCTCGGAAATGATGGTAAGGTTGCCCAGAGACTCGATCAATACGAGCATCGTCCTGAGCAATTGGAAATGGCCGAAGCAGTCGCAGAGGCCATCGAACAGAAAAAACATCTATTGGTCGAAGCCGGAACGGGGGTCGGTAAGAGTTTTGCCTATTTAGTCCCGGCCATATTAGCAACCTGTCAACAAAACGAAGCTCAAACTGGAAAAGATCGGAAACGGCTCATCGTTTCTACTAATACCATCAGTTTGCAGGAACAGCTAATCACCCGCGACATTCCCTTCTTGAATGCAGTATTACCGGTCGAGTTTTCAGCGGTTTTAGTGAAGGGACGCTCTAATTATATGAGCCTCCGACGCATGAAAGGAACGGTAGATCGAGCCGGCAGCATCTTTTCCCGACAGGATGAATTGGATCAGCTCGACGAGATTGTGCAATGGTCGCGCAAGACTACTGATGGCAGCCGTGCTGATCTTGAGTTCCGACCGATTCCCAAAATCTGGGATGAAATTCAGAGTGAACATGGTAACTGTCTGGGAAAACGTTGTGCGACCTATAATGAATGCTTCTATTACCGTGCTCGCAGACGTGCCTGGAATGCAGATGTACTGGTTGTCAACCACGCATTATTTTTTTCTGATCTCGCTTTACGCCGAGACGGAAGCAATATTCTCCCAGATTATGACACCGTGATTTTGGATGAAGCGCATACGATTGAAGCTGTCGCCGGGGATCATCTTGGTTTATCAATCACAAACAGCCAGTTCGATTATTTATTCAATAAGCTGTATAACGACAGAACACAAAAAGGTCTGTTACTACACCATAATCTGGTTGATTGCCAACAACATGTCACGCGGCTCAGATTTATGGTCGAAGATTTATTTGATCATTTGCTGGAATGGCAATCCAGCCATGGCTTATCGAATCGACGCATTAGACAACAACCACCTATTGAAAATACGCTTACTCAGGAGATGAAGTTATTAGCGGCACATATTTCTGAATATGCTTTTACATTGAAAAATGAAGAAGAACAGATTGAACTACACTCTGCTGCAGAACGGAGCTCAGCATTAGGAGATGCTTTGAATAGCTGGTTAACCCAGCAAGCAGAATCCGATTCAGTATACTGGATTGAAGTTTCGCGTGGTAGAAATCAGCGAGTTAAGATGGTCAATGCTCCTGTGGATGTAGGGCCAGTTCTAAGAGACGAGCTATTTAACCAGGCGAATTCAGTGATTCTTACCAGTGCGACTTTAGCGGTTGGCAGTCAGGATTTTGGTTTTACTCGCTCTCGACTGGGACTCACACAATGTGAAGAGCTGAAATTAGGTAGCCCTTTTAATTACCAAGAGCAGGTTCGATTGATATTACCCGAATCGATGCCCGACCCTGGTGATGCGCCAGCTGATTATGAGCTAGCAGTTTGTGAAAAATTAAAACAGTATATCCAGCAGACAGACGGGCATGCATTTGCATTGTTTACAAGCTACAAAATGATGACACAATGTGCCGATCGTATCAGTCCCTGGTTGCAGGAGCATAACCTGGCGCTCTACCTGCAAGGTGATGGGTTACCACGCTCACTGATGCTGGAGCGATTCCGAAACAATCCAAGAGGAGTATTGTTTGGCACTGATAGTTTCTGGCAGGGAATCGATGTTCCCGGTGATGCCTTAACCAATGTAATTATTACCAGGCTCCCTTTTAGTGTTCCCGATCATCCGCTTCTGGAAGCACGGGTGGAAGCGATTCGCAATCGCGGTGGTAATCCATTTATGGATTATCAGGTGCCTGAAGCCATTATCAAACTTAAACAAGGGTTTGGCCGATTAATTCGTAGTGCCAGCGATCATGGGCAAGTCGTTATTCTTGATCCGAGGGTGCGTACTAAACGCTATGGTCAAATATTTCTGGACAGCTTGCCCGATTGCACTATGATCATCGATAAATAA
- a CDS encoding serine/threonine-protein kinase produces MTTHDSSQPVQLSDLDKHYQKLLNNNLLQWNNERTFSRCLGIGGQGVVYLSARKGADGFNIPVALKLFSPKRYASSQEYQNEMGRIAQVSARVARIQENHLVAVQNFVKRDHIYIMEMEWVDGYDLRSLLTPATFKQIREQVTSRRWKKINSNVFTKGVQQPRLKPGIAVAILRECLAALAALHRSDIIHCDMKPANIMLKRSGNAKIIDIGSAIDLNNLPSNQPCTPTYAAPEVLSGGRATPQSDLASLGYILIEVITGFQPFANLKYAQLIKAKENILRQLPQWFPAEEFALSEPLMKLIHRLVHPDPGERFQSAEAADLGEDGAADFHRLLVKSDLPSDYENELRLWVEEVETDYFDNGHFSSDPETTVSTTRYIEQPSQHDSSLES; encoded by the coding sequence TTGACCACACATGATTCTTCACAACCAGTACAATTGTCAGACCTAGACAAGCATTATCAGAAATTGCTCAACAACAATCTTCTGCAATGGAATAATGAGCGGACATTCTCGCGCTGCCTGGGAATTGGAGGTCAGGGGGTTGTTTATTTGAGTGCTCGCAAAGGGGCAGATGGGTTCAATATACCTGTTGCACTTAAATTGTTTTCTCCTAAGCGCTATGCAAGCAGCCAGGAATATCAAAATGAGATGGGGCGCATAGCTCAGGTTTCAGCCCGTGTAGCTCGCATCCAAGAAAATCATCTGGTTGCTGTTCAAAATTTCGTAAAACGAGATCACATTTATATCATGGAAATGGAATGGGTTGATGGATATGACCTGCGCAGCTTGCTGACTCCAGCCACATTTAAACAGATCCGAGAACAAGTGACTTCGCGACGCTGGAAAAAAATCAATAGCAATGTTTTTACAAAAGGAGTTCAGCAACCAAGATTAAAACCAGGTATTGCAGTTGCCATTCTTCGTGAATGTCTGGCGGCGCTGGCGGCTTTACATCGAAGCGATATTATCCACTGCGATATGAAGCCTGCGAATATTATGCTCAAACGTAGTGGAAATGCAAAGATCATTGATATTGGTTCGGCGATTGATTTGAACAACTTGCCTTCCAATCAACCCTGCACACCAACTTACGCTGCACCTGAAGTACTCTCAGGAGGACGAGCGACACCGCAATCAGATCTTGCCAGTTTGGGATATATTCTGATTGAAGTGATCACTGGATTTCAGCCTTTTGCCAATCTGAAATATGCACAGTTGATTAAAGCCAAAGAGAACATTCTACGACAGCTTCCCCAATGGTTTCCAGCTGAAGAGTTTGCATTGAGTGAACCATTAATGAAGCTAATTCACAGACTTGTTCATCCCGATCCAGGCGAACGTTTCCAGAGTGCAGAAGCAGCAGACCTGGGAGAGGATGGAGCTGCTGACTTCCATCGGCTACTCGTCAAAAGTGATCTTCCCAGTGATTACGAAAATGAGTTACGCCTTTGGGTCGAGGAAGTCGAAACGGATTATTTTGATAATGGTCACTTTTCCTCTGATCCGGAAACAACAGTGTCCACAACACGCTATATTGAGCAACCATCGCAGCACGACTCCTCACTGGAATCTTGA
- a CDS encoding SGNH/GDSL hydrolase family protein, whose protein sequence is MKQRLSLLLLFFVFGTTQQVSAETQLFELKTGDRVIFLGNTLIERAQKFGNWESVFLRSFPQSKLSFRNLGWSADTVWAESRGIFDPPAVGYQRMLTQVKDLKPNMILLGYGGNEAYAGKAGLLAFQKQLEKLIADLKPTGAKIVILSPHRSEYAGHPLPDPKSHNQDLKLYSNLLQETAMRGNHYFIDLYTKLIPEPAGKPQLKWTTNGIHLTDAGYQKAAEIIAADLGLRPVILSPDTMHKVKELTFEKNRHYFHNWRPQNITYLLGFRKHEQGQNAKELPQFIPLIEKNETAIHRLILSQ, encoded by the coding sequence GTGAAACAGCGTCTCTCCCTACTACTGCTCTTTTTTGTTTTTGGCACCACTCAACAAGTTTCTGCTGAAACCCAATTATTTGAGTTAAAAACCGGAGATCGGGTGATCTTTCTTGGCAACACGCTGATCGAGCGGGCTCAAAAGTTCGGAAATTGGGAGAGTGTATTCTTAAGGAGCTTTCCACAGTCGAAACTATCATTCCGAAATTTAGGTTGGAGTGCCGATACAGTCTGGGCCGAATCACGAGGAATTTTTGATCCTCCGGCTGTGGGGTATCAACGGATGCTCACACAAGTGAAAGATTTGAAACCAAATATGATTTTGCTTGGTTACGGAGGGAATGAAGCATATGCAGGTAAGGCAGGGTTACTAGCATTTCAGAAACAACTCGAAAAGCTGATTGCTGATCTGAAGCCAACTGGAGCCAAAATCGTTATTCTGTCCCCACATCGATCTGAATATGCAGGTCATCCCCTGCCTGATCCAAAATCTCATAATCAAGATCTGAAGCTTTACTCCAATCTGTTACAAGAAACGGCGATGCGGGGTAATCACTATTTCATTGATCTCTATACTAAGTTGATTCCTGAGCCAGCTGGAAAACCGCAACTGAAATGGACAACGAATGGGATTCATTTAACTGACGCTGGTTATCAGAAAGCTGCTGAAATCATTGCCGCTGATCTTGGATTACGACCCGTTATCCTGTCTCCGGATACTATGCATAAAGTAAAAGAGTTAACATTTGAGAAGAACCGTCATTACTTTCACAATTGGCGACCCCAGAATATCACCTACCTGCTTGGCTTCCGAAAGCATGAACAAGGCCAGAACGCGAAAGAGTTACCGCAGTTCATTCCATTGATCGAAAAAAATGAAACTGCGATTCATCGCCTGATTTTGTCTCAGTAA
- a CDS encoding PVC-type heme-binding CxxCH protein has translation MINQPNRSLRHFFLFSLCVFCLLTQSTTWAQRDLTDIPPPDPELERKSFKVAEGFEVNLYASDPQIAKPIQMNFDPQGRLWIAASEIYPHIKPGEKANDKILVVEDEDGDGTADKTTVFADGLLIPTAVMPGDGGAYVGNSTELLHLKDTNGDGKADVRKTVLAGFGTEDTHHILHTLRWGPGGHLYFNQSIYIHSHIETPHGVRRLNGGGIWKYRPETMDLEVVMRGMVNSWGHHFDRWGQSFCTDGAYGHGINYTFPGAAFVTAVGMDRILKGLNLGSPKHCGLEILSGRHLPDDWQGNMITNDFRGHRVCRFVVTENEAGYVSREQVEVIKTDHVAFRPIDVKMGPDGAIYIADWYNPIIQHGEVDFRDPRRDHTHGRIWRVTYKGKPTLPRPKLVNATNQELLDALKLPEEWTRQNAKNVLRERGQAKVENDLKVWLKNLDPKDLQFEHNQLEGLWVAQCINSVQPELLKRCLKSKDGRARAAAVRVARHWKDEVPDSYQLIAPLANDAHPRVRLEAVRALSFYDQPAVLTDAYQALDHPVDEFLDYALWLTTRETKPIWLPQVLEGKSTLQKDPRKLIFALTAVNSPEVAPVITKLIQNRQIPDSEMQTSLNLMAKFGTSNDLQPLFELALKKDTKAAQKAAILRALAQAFQSRKVRPAGDLSSLQKLFTSQSLPVQQAAIDCAGLWKNETLRTPIRDLAQSDQTNLELRKSCLFALARLGGIQNQDLLENLSIDSDSQDLRIASVAALAEMNLNLAAKQTISLMKDITSPQQLSALSNIFVQRRGGAGVLVQALNGKTISKDAAIQLGRLIQSSGRANPQLAKAIAVAGGLTSSGAPQAVNLSPKEMASMVNAVKTKGDAKRGEAIFRRADLSCLKCHAIGGAGGKVGPDMISLGGSAQLDYIVDSLLNPNKKVKENYNAVTVITDQGKVFSGVLVRRTDSQLVLRDVNDHIMNIPLDQIDEEAPAASLMPVGLLDKLTRQELVDLTRFLSELGKTEAYRVGKERVVRRWRVMKGTPAAMNAIRRTRHATAATENPAFVWEPAYSQVNGNLPVRNFDEIGKLHVSNRAKGAAFVRCELEATSPGKTILKFNSVDGLKMWLGEKPIILKPETELELTKGKHRLTFAIELRPERDLLRLELLDAPTSPAQVAIVNGK, from the coding sequence GTGATAAATCAACCCAATCGTTCGTTGCGGCATTTTTTTCTTTTCTCACTATGTGTGTTTTGCCTGCTAACACAATCAACCACATGGGCACAACGCGACCTGACGGACATTCCTCCTCCTGACCCGGAACTTGAACGAAAGTCGTTCAAAGTTGCTGAAGGCTTTGAAGTCAACCTTTATGCGTCTGATCCACAAATCGCGAAACCGATTCAAATGAATTTCGATCCCCAAGGCCGACTCTGGATTGCTGCTTCCGAAATTTACCCCCATATCAAGCCAGGTGAAAAAGCCAACGACAAAATTCTTGTAGTGGAGGACGAAGATGGAGACGGAACCGCGGACAAAACGACTGTTTTCGCCGATGGACTGTTAATTCCAACTGCAGTTATGCCCGGTGATGGTGGTGCGTATGTTGGAAATAGTACGGAGTTATTGCATCTCAAAGATACAAACGGCGATGGCAAGGCAGACGTAAGAAAAACCGTTTTAGCAGGATTCGGTACGGAAGACACTCACCATATTTTACATACACTTCGTTGGGGACCTGGGGGACACCTTTATTTCAATCAGTCGATCTACATTCACAGTCACATTGAAACCCCCCACGGCGTACGCCGTCTCAATGGAGGTGGTATCTGGAAATATCGTCCCGAAACGATGGACCTCGAAGTCGTCATGCGAGGTATGGTTAACAGTTGGGGACATCATTTTGATCGCTGGGGACAGTCGTTCTGTACTGATGGTGCTTATGGGCATGGCATCAATTATACATTCCCAGGCGCTGCCTTTGTGACGGCAGTCGGCATGGACCGCATTTTAAAAGGTTTGAATCTTGGCAGTCCCAAACACTGTGGTTTGGAGATTCTGAGTGGACGTCATCTTCCAGATGACTGGCAGGGGAATATGATCACGAACGATTTCCGTGGGCATCGCGTGTGCCGATTTGTGGTTACAGAAAACGAAGCCGGGTATGTTTCGCGAGAACAGGTAGAAGTCATTAAAACGGACCATGTTGCCTTTCGCCCGATTGATGTCAAAATGGGGCCTGATGGTGCAATCTACATCGCGGATTGGTACAACCCAATCATTCAGCATGGCGAAGTCGATTTCCGAGATCCCCGCCGTGATCATACTCATGGACGTATCTGGCGCGTGACCTATAAAGGTAAACCCACATTACCCCGTCCCAAACTGGTTAATGCAACCAATCAGGAATTACTGGATGCATTAAAGCTGCCTGAAGAATGGACACGTCAAAATGCTAAAAACGTTCTAAGGGAGCGTGGACAGGCGAAAGTAGAGAATGACTTAAAAGTTTGGCTGAAAAATCTCGATCCTAAAGACTTGCAATTCGAACACAACCAGTTAGAAGGCCTTTGGGTAGCACAATGTATTAATAGTGTGCAGCCGGAATTGTTAAAGCGTTGTTTAAAGTCCAAAGATGGCAGAGCACGTGCAGCTGCAGTCCGCGTAGCACGACATTGGAAGGACGAAGTTCCGGATAGCTATCAATTGATCGCACCCTTAGCCAATGATGCCCATCCAAGGGTTCGTCTAGAAGCAGTGCGTGCGCTTTCTTTCTATGATCAGCCTGCTGTCTTAACTGATGCTTATCAAGCATTGGATCATCCAGTAGATGAATTCCTGGACTATGCTCTCTGGCTGACTACTCGCGAAACAAAACCGATCTGGCTGCCACAAGTACTGGAGGGGAAATCAACACTTCAAAAAGATCCACGCAAGCTTATATTTGCATTAACGGCTGTCAATTCGCCAGAAGTCGCACCAGTCATTACTAAATTGATTCAAAACAGGCAGATTCCCGATAGTGAAATGCAAACCAGTCTGAACCTAATGGCCAAATTTGGTACCTCAAATGATTTGCAACCACTGTTTGAACTCGCTTTGAAAAAAGATACGAAAGCAGCTCAGAAAGCCGCTATTTTACGAGCATTGGCCCAGGCATTTCAATCAAGAAAAGTACGACCTGCCGGTGATTTGAGTTCATTGCAAAAGTTGTTTACCTCGCAGAGTCTACCTGTTCAACAGGCGGCCATCGATTGTGCCGGGCTCTGGAAAAACGAAACTTTACGAACGCCGATTCGTGATCTGGCACAGTCGGATCAGACCAATTTAGAGCTACGAAAATCGTGTCTCTTTGCATTAGCCCGCTTGGGAGGCATACAGAATCAGGATCTTCTAGAGAATCTGAGTATTGACAGCGATTCACAAGATCTTCGCATTGCATCTGTTGCCGCACTGGCGGAGATGAATCTTAATCTTGCTGCCAAACAAACAATAAGCTTAATGAAAGACATTACTTCGCCTCAGCAGCTGTCCGCATTGTCGAACATTTTCGTGCAGAGAAGGGGAGGCGCAGGTGTTCTGGTTCAAGCACTCAATGGGAAAACGATCTCCAAAGACGCTGCCATACAACTGGGGCGCTTAATACAGTCATCCGGTCGTGCCAACCCGCAATTGGCAAAAGCCATTGCTGTTGCAGGAGGCTTGACCAGCAGCGGCGCGCCGCAAGCGGTGAATCTCTCACCAAAAGAGATGGCCAGTATGGTCAATGCCGTAAAAACCAAGGGGGATGCAAAACGGGGCGAAGCCATCTTTCGCAGAGCGGATTTGTCTTGCCTGAAATGTCATGCGATTGGAGGTGCCGGTGGTAAAGTAGGCCCTGACATGATCAGTCTCGGCGGGAGTGCCCAGTTGGACTACATTGTCGATTCCTTATTGAATCCGAATAAAAAGGTCAAAGAGAATTATAATGCGGTGACTGTCATTACCGATCAGGGAAAAGTATTTTCTGGTGTTTTGGTACGTCGTACAGATAGTCAACTGGTGTTACGGGATGTGAATGACCACATCATGAATATTCCCCTGGATCAGATTGACGAAGAAGCACCAGCTGCATCTCTGATGCCAGTTGGTTTATTAGATAAGTTAACTCGGCAAGAATTAGTTGATTTGACTCGGTTTCTTTCCGAGTTGGGAAAAACAGAAGCATACAGAGTGGGTAAAGAGCGTGTCGTACGACGCTGGCGTGTCATGAAAGGCACACCTGCGGCAATGAACGCGATTCGAAGAACAAGGCATGCAACAGCCGCTACGGAAAACCCTGCGTTTGTCTGGGAGCCAGCTTATAGCCAAGTAAATGGAAATTTACCCGTTAGAAACTTTGATGAGATCGGCAAGTTGCACGTTTCGAATCGAGCGAAAGGCGCTGCCTTTGTGCGATGTGAACTGGAAGCGACCTCTCCTGGAAAAACGATTCTCAAGTTCAACTCGGTTGATGGTCTCAAAATGTGGCTCGGTGAAAAGCCAATCATTCTCAAACCCGAAACTGAACTCGAACTCACCAAAGGCAAACACCGCCTGACCTTTGCAATTGAACTCAGACCCGAGCGAGACCTATTGCGTTTGGAACTGTTGGATGCCCCCACTTCACCAGCACAAGTAGCGATTGTAAATGGAAAGTGA